In Plasmodium gaboni strain SY75 chromosome 14, whole genome shotgun sequence, one genomic interval encodes:
- a CDS encoding co-chaperone p23 yields MPLYPIVLWAQKKDCLYLTIELQDIENVKIDLKEDKLYFYGTKDKNEYEFTLNFLKPINVEESKYSTQRNIKFKIIKKEQERWKTLNNDGKKHWVKCDWNSWVDTDEEDKANDYDDMGMNSFGGMGGMPDMSQFGNMGGLGNMGGLGNMGGLGNMGGLGNMGGLGNMGGMGDLDFSKLGNMGGDMPNFAGLGGMDQFKNMPNMNNMNDDDSSSYGDDTSDEEEDDDDEEDEDVEVDNKTLDTDKLKDEESKIPDAAVEVQEPVA; encoded by the exons atGCC ACTTTATCCAATAGTTTTGTGGGCACAAAAAAAGGATTGCCTTTATCTTACCATTGAATTACAAGATATAGAAAATGTAAAGATTGACTTAAAAGAAGATAAGTTGTATTTTTACGGTACCAAAGATAAGAATGAATATGAATTTActttaaattttttaaagcCAATAAATGTTGAGGAATCAAAGTATAGTACTcaaagaaatataaaatttaaaataataaaaaaagaacaagAAAGATGGAAAACTTTAAATAACGATGGAAAAAAACACTGGGTTAAATGTGACTGGAACTCATGGGTAGATACCGATGAAGAAGATAAAGCAAATGATTATGATGATATGGGTATGAACAGCTTTGGTGGTATGGGAGGTATGCCAGATATGAGTCAATTTGGAAATATGGGCGGATTAGGAAATATGGGAGGTTTAGGAAATATGGGAGGTTTAGGAAATATGGGTGGTTTAGGTAATATGGGTGGTTTAGGAAATATGGGAGGTATGGGTGATTTAGATTTTAGCAAATTAGGAAATATGGGTGGTGATATGCCCAATTTTGCTGGATTAGGTGGTATGGAtcaatttaaaaatatgcctaatatgaataatatgaatgatgATGATTCTAGTTCATATGGTGATGATACAAGtgatgaagaagaagatgatgatgatgaagaagatgaaGATGTAGAAGTTGATAACAAGACATTAGATACagataaattaaaagatgAAGAAAGTAAAATTCCTGATGCAGCAGTAGAAGTACAAGAACCAGTAGCCTAa
- a CDS encoding glucose-6-phosphate dehydrogenase-6- phosphogluconolactonase translates to MDYENFVKSTEEINNLHNVNYLETKDLNDFNWKSAYYICKEIYDKQQSNKDGYVVIGLSGGRTPIDVYKNMCLIKDINIDKSKLIFFIIDERYKSDDHKFSNYNNIKFLFHNLNINEKEQLYKPDTTKSIVDCILDYNEKIKIMIEKYKKVDIAILGMGSDFHIASLFPNIFYNIYMNNYQNNYIYNENTLDIINNDQDNDNLKYLKEYVYFTTTNQFDVRKRITVSLNLLANASSKIFLLNSKDKLDLWKNMLIKSYIEVNYNLYPATYLIDTSCNKQNLHSNNNNNNNNIMFNNHKNKNNYHYSNTTVISCGYENYTKCIEEIYDSKNALSLYSNSLNKEELLTIIIFGCSGDLAKKKIYPALFKLFCNNLLPKDLLIIGFARTVQDFETFFDKIVIYLKRCLLCYEDWCISKKKDLLNGFKNRCRYFIGNYSSSESFENFNKYLTTIEEEEAKKKYYATCYKMNGSDYNISNNIQEDNIIINDENKRNEYFQMCTPKNCPDNVFSSNYNFPYVINRMLYLALPPHIFVSTLKNYKKNCLNCKGTDKILLEKPFGNDLDSFKMLSKQILENFNEEQIYRIDHYLGKDMVSGLLKLKFTNTFLLSLMNRHFIKCIKITLKETKGVYGRGQYFDPYGIIRDVMQNHMLQLLTLITMEDPIDLNDESVKNEKIKILKSIPSIKLEDTIIGQYEKAQNYKEDENNDDESKKNHSYHDDPHIDKNSITPTFCTCILYINSINWYGVPIIFKSGKGLNKDICEIRIQFHNIMGSSDENMNNNEFVIILQPVEAIYLKMMIKKTGSEEMEEVQLNLTVNEKNKKINVPEAYETLLLECFKGHKKKFISDEELYESWRIFTPLLNELQEKQVKPLKYSFGSSGPKEVFGLVKKYYNYGKNYTHRPDFVRKSSFYEDDLLDIN, encoded by the coding sequence atggattatgaaaattttgtaaaaagtacagaagaaataaataatctACACAATGTAAATTATTTGGAAACAAAAGACTTGAATGATTTTAATTGGAAATCAGcttattatatttgtaaagaaatatatgataaacAACAAAGTAATAAAGATGGTTATGTTGTGATAGGTTTATCTGGAGGTCGAACTCCAATAGatgtttataaaaatatgtgtTTAATTAAAGACAttaatatagataaatctaaattaatattttttattattgaTGAGAGATATAAAAGTGATGATCATAAATTTagtaattataataatataaaatttttatttcataatttaaatataaatgaaaaagaacaattatataaaccAGATACTACTAAAAGTATTGTAGATTGTATATTAGATTATAAtgagaaaataaaaataatgatagagaaatataaaaaagttGATATTGCAATATTAGGTATGGGTAGTGATTTCCATATTGCCAGTTTATTTccaaatatattttataatatatatatgaataattatcaaaataattatatatataatgaaaacacattagatattataaataatgatcaagataatgataatttaaaatatttaaaagaatatgtatattttacTACAACAAATCAATTTGATGTTAGAAAAAGAATTACAGtttctttaaatttattaGCAAATGCATCaagtaaaatatttttattaaattctAAAGATAAATTAGATTTATGGaaaaatatgttaattAAATCATACATTGAAGtgaattataatttatatcCAGCTACTTATTTAATAGATACATCATGCAACAAACAAAACCTTCatagtaataataacaataataataataatatcatgtttaataatcataagaataaaaataattatcattatagTAATACCACGGTTATATCTTGTGGTTATGAAAATTATACAAAATGTATTGAAGAAATTTATGATTCTAAAAATGCTCTATCACTTTATTCCAATAGTTTGAATAAAGAGGAATTATTAActataataatttttgGCTGTTCAGGTGATTTAgccaaaaaaaaaatatatcctgctttatttaaattattttgtaataatttattaccaaaagatttattaataatagGATTTGCAAGAACTGTTCAAGATTTCGAAACattttttgataaaatagttatatatttaaaacGATGTTTATTATGTTATGAAGATTGGTGTATATCCAAAAAGAAGGACCTTTTAAATGGATTTAAAAATAGATGTAGATATTTTATTGGCAATTATTCGTCTTCAGAAAGTTttgaaaattttaataaatatttaacaactattgaagaagaagaagcaaaaaaaaaatattatgcaacatgttataaaatgaatggttctgattataatatatcaaataatattcaagaagataatattataataaatgatgaaaataaaagaaatgaatATTTTCAAATGTGTACACCAAAAAATTGTCCTGATAATGTATTTTCAtcaaattataattttccATATGTTATAAATCGTATGTTATATTTAGCATTACCACCACATATATTTGTTAGtactttaaaaaattataaaaaaaattgtttaAATTGTAAAGGTACtgataaaatattactAGAAAAACCATTTGGTAATGATTTAGattcttttaaaatgttatcaaaacaaatattagaaaattttaatgaagaacaaatatatagaatagATCATTATCTTGGTAAAGATATGGTATCAGGATTGTtgaaattaaaatttacaaatacatttttattatctttaatGAATAGacattttattaaatgtatCAAAATTACACTTAAAGAAACTAAAGGTGTATATGGTAGAGGTCAATATTTTGATCCCTATGGTATTATTAGAGATGTTATGCAAAATCATATGTTACAATTATTAACTTTAATAACCATGGAAGATCCTATAGATTTAAATGATGAATCGGtaaaaaatgagaaaataaaaattcttAAATCAATACCTTCAATAAAATTAGAAGATACTATTATTGGACAATATGAAAAAGCtcaaaattataaagaagatgaaaataatgatgatgaatCCAAAAAAAATCATAGTTATCATGATGATCCACatattgataaaaattCTATTACTCCAACTTTTTGTACTTGtatcttatatattaattcaATTAATTGGTATGGTGTACCaatcatttttaaatcGGGAAAAGGtttaaataaagatatttGTGAAATACGTATACAATTCCATAATATTATGGGATCTTCtgatgaaaatatgaataataatgaatttgttattatattacaaCCTGTTGAAGCCATATATCTAAAAATGATGATTAAAAAAACAGGTTCTGAAGAAATGGAAGAAGTGCAATTAAATCTAACAgttaatgaaaaaaataaaaaaattaatgtACCAGAAGCATATGAAACATTACTATTAGAATGTTTTAAAGgacataaaaaaaaattcatatcagatgaagaattatatgaatCATGGAGAATATTTACTCCTCTACTTAACGAACTACAAGAAAAACAAGTCAAACCTCTCAAATATTCTTTTGGATCATCAGGGCCTAAAGAGGTATTTGGACTTgtcaaaaaatattacaattATGGTAAAAATTATACGCATAGGCCTGACTTTGTTAGAAAATCCTCCTTTTATGAAGATGATTTGTTAGATATTAATtga
- a CDS encoding hypothetical protein (conserved Plasmodium protein, unknown function), with translation MNSNNNIEQNECTYILNMHKGKRKRDDEEVSVDLNNVNELYNYSNTYNSNNAHLDNNNNIDSNNSLCNHDNTEGSKNNYTNNNYENNRKNKDIEIFENKNNRTREVPKGEKNNINNNDYNNNIVEKNKKYYDVCTMSLDDSENEIVMNNGSEGEGVKSCNGINEKSNFEIFSDEESTESVSNNYGKYKHMNPEELISLYENEHDINNMKDENIQCDEYLDKNYRGQIIIDGKNEVNEFLLVSRMAHADLSNQNEENVSEIKNMNELMVPYDSGISDSDDSDDEKETYCQENILSDDRPTDSDSDSITMLNIKSDDLKNNLLLEEKVKKIDLDIDKVEMEQQDYNKDHANLNDAYKNKQSHMEEDKISEFMIDEINEDIYYEGTDDEEKDIKHIHTNMDNTLVVSTNDIINNNTNVNNNSVDNSDGQENVLSEKKEETIPCDVKFLENKNMCNKKINRIRLIGVPERVNENMDIKKIGKLIQFENDILTIQSDPCEHYLSVASVLCLENRKIIGCIINVNSNETEVFYYSKLMFPYLRDELNENIDIYVDIKHSICMNEGTTGICSELFDAFKNSSIPYVFINYNDLYNIADSQINDKSNSSNNNNNNNNNNNNNNNINNINNINNNKTMNKIIHISSPTSVGTYKTFKDFYSHKILKKNSLNNSYKNISKTFIKTHNTYKHKIQRSSLDNNIITYKSVNHKYKNLTYVNTRNNKPSNVDQHISTKNIVTPNTLSHGNNSNVAMNTRTVNSKSTFEVGSSSQVNSDQSLINKNIYNVPVHMNNFYVPYNCNEPNMNTNYNKKFNNNKYINNFTNNPQNLNIIENSMINPPTYGYNTYRRYNSFSRTYHQNNINYDINRKNFQNVTTINNPNPPPPNVGNINNINNINNMNSINNMNSINNMNSINNMNSINNMNNINNMNSINNMNNINNNYTFLMSQPRNSVSIDSSRRMSFYRNSYMTNIPANNYNNNFYNQINMSTTNNINNINMDIFKTQK, from the coding sequence atgaacagcaataataatatagaacaaaatgaatgtacatatattttaaatatgcATAAAGGAAAGAGGAAAAGAGATGATGAAGAAGTTAGCGTGGATTTAAATAATGTGAACGAATTATATAACTACAgtaatacatataatagtaataatgcacatttagataataataataatatagattCGAATAATAGTTTATGCAACCATGATAATACAGAAGGtagtaaaaataattatacaaataataattatgaaaataatagGAAAAACAAAGATATAGAaatttttgaaaataaaaataatagaaCTAGGGAAGTTCCAAAGggggaaaaaaataatattaataataatgattataataataatattgttgagaaaaataaaaaatattatgatgTTTGCACCATGTCACTTGATGATAGTGAGAATGAAATTGTTATGAATAATGGTAGTGAAGGAGAAGGAGTGAAATCATGTAATGgaataaatgaaaaatcTAATTTCGAAATATTTAGTGATGAAGAATCTACTGAATCTGTTTCAAATAACtatggaaaatataaacatatgAACCCTGAAGaattaatatcattatacGAAAATGAAcatgatataaataatatgaagGATGAAAATATTCAGTGTGATGAATATTTAgataaaaattatagaGGACAAATAATTATTGATGGAAAAAATGAAGTAAATGAATTTCTACTAGTTTCAAGAATGGCACATGCAGATTTATCTAATcaaaatgaagaaaatgtttcagaaataaaaaatatgaatgaatTAATGGTTCCATATGATTCTGGTATTTCAGATTCTGATGATTCAgatgatgaaaaagaaacatattgtcaagaaaatatattatctgATGATAGACCCACAGATTCAGATTCGGATTCCATTACCAtgttaaatataaaatcggatgatttaaaaaataatttgttaCTAGAGGAAAAAGTTAAAAAAATCGATCTCGATATAGACAAAGTAGAAATGGAACAACAagattataataaagatCATGCAAATTTGAATGAtgcatataaaaataagcAATCTCATATGGAAGAAGATAAAATTAGTGAGTTCATGATAGATGAAATAAATGAGGACATATATTATGAAGGCACagatgatgaagaaaagGATATAAAACACATACATACCAATATGGATAATACATTGGTTGTTTCTActaatgatataataaataacaaTACAAATGTAAATAACAATAGTGTAGACAATTCAGATGGACAAGAAAATGTTCTATCAGAAAAAAAGGAAGAGACCATTCCATGTGATGTGAAAtttttagaaaataaaaatatgtgcaataaaaaaataaatcgAATAAGATTAATAGGGGTACCAGAAAGAgtaaatgaaaatatggatattaaaaaaataggTAAATTAATTCAATTCgaaaatgatattttaACAATTCAGTCTGATCCTTGTGAACATTATTTAAGTGTTGCATCTGTTTTATGTTTAGAAAATCGTAAAATCATTGGATGTATTATTAATGTAAATTCGAATGAGACTGAagtattttattattccAAATTAATGTTTCCATATTTGAGAGATgaattaaatgaaaatattgaTATTTATGTGGATATAAAACATTCTATATGTATGAATGAAGGTACAACAGGTATATGCTCAGAATTATTTGATGCGTTTAAAAATTCATCCATTCCATATGtctttattaattataatgatttGTATAACATTGCAGATTCGCAAATAAATGACAAAAGCAACAGCAgcaacaacaataataataacaataataataacaataataataacaatattaataatattaataatatcaataataataaaactatgaataaaataattcatatatcATCACCAACTTCTGTTGGAACTTATAAAACATTCAAGGATTTTTATAGccataaaatattaaaaaagaatagcttaaataatagttataaaaatatttcaaagacatttattaaaacacataatacatataaacataaaattCAAAGATCTTCTctagataataatattataacGTATAAAAGTGTGaatcataaatataaaaacttAACATATGTTAATAcaagaaataataaaccAAGTAATGTAGATCAACATATAAGTACAAAGAATATCGTAACTCCTAATACATTATCGCATGGAAATAATTCCAATGTAGCAATGAATACAAGAACTGTAAATTCAAAAAGTACATTTGAAGTTGGTTCAAGTAGTCAGGTGAATAGTGATCAAAGtttaataaacaaaaatatttataatgtGCCTGtacatatgaataatttttatgtacCATATAATTGTAATGAACCTAATATGAACacaaattataataaaaaatttaataataataaatatataaataattttacCAATAATCCTCAAAATTTGAatattatagaaaataGTATGATAAATCCACCAACCTATGGATATAATACATACAGGAGATATAATTCGTTCAGTAGAACATATcatcaaaataatataaattatgataTTAATAGAAAAAACTTTCAAAATGTAACAACTATTAATAATCCTAATCCTCCACCACCAAATGTaggaaatataaataatatcaacaatattaataatatgaacagtattaataatatgaacagtattaataatatgaacagtattaataatatgaacagtattaataatatgaacaatattaataatatgaacagtattaataatatgaataatattaataataattatacCTTTCTGATGTCACAACCTCGTAATAGTGTAAGTATAGACAGCTCCAGAAGAATGAGTTTTTATAGGAATAGTTATATGACAAATATTCCAgcaaataattataataacaatttttataatcaaataaatatgagtacaacaaataatataaataatattaatatggatatatttaaaacccaaaaataa
- a CDS encoding putative RNA-binding protein, with protein MDSLYGDLPPPVSSNKKTGGNNEKKNSINEDKNNYIDFNKFLITPAIVQKKIANIKKENKELKKQNSSNEDEQNEGQSDDEEDIFCNHVKEGNVKNKDEENNLNIEKKAKINESTNIEIININKSIQDDLKKISDRLNKIQHNYKNEQVAINNNKNNQEIFINNNFETNMKNTKSNNYQMDNLINHENIGNDTFQYDLYEKYFISNANEDYEPSKPNDLIKIIKERKRKKIIMLAEQKKKLEMEEMDDSPEKDTNNVNYNERKNYNINSLHNIELDHENKRKLNEYDEVKINKERDIRKSTENNMSNNLSHDDDYTYNFDNINHNENSYNSNDDKKDTTTSKKDFATRMMEKMGWKKGEGLGKDKQGIKAPLILKKVDKRSGVIVQAPVILKNNDSNNKGHNLSIQNECTRIVHLTNLVTPDEVDETLKEEIEEEASKFGNLLNINIIVDKNLLDALAVKIYCEYESKDQAQNALNTFKGRTFAGRKVQASFATEEEYTTLENND; from the coding sequence ATGGATAGTTTGTATGGTGATTTACCACCTCCAGTTTCtagtaataaaaaaacaggaggaaataatgaaaagaaaaattcgataaatgaagataagaataattatattgatttcaataaatttttaataactCCAGCTATtgttcaaaaaaaaattgcaaatataaaaaaggaaaacAAAGAATtgaaaaaacaaaattcAAGTAATGAAGATGAACAAAATGAAGGACAAAGtgatgatgaagaagataTATTCTGTAACCATGTGAAAGAAGGAAATGtcaaaaataaagatgaagaaaataatttaaatatagaaaaaaaagcaaaaataaatgaaagTACGAATATAGAAATTatcaatataaataaatcaattcaagatgatttaaaaaaaattagtGACCGGTTAAATAAAATTCaacataattataaaaatgaacaagtagctataaataataacaaaaataatcaagaaatatttattaacaACAATTTTGAAAcaaatatgaaaaatacAAAATCTAATAATTATCAAATGGATAATCTTATAAATCATGAAAATATTGGAAATGATACATTTCAATATgatttatatgaaaaatatttcatatcAAATGCAAATGAAGATTATGAACCAAGTAAGCCTAATGAtcttattaaaataataaaagaaagaaaaaggaaaaaaattattatgcTAGCTGAAcagaagaaaaaattagaaaTGGAAGAAATGGATGATTCTCCAGAGAAAGATACAAATAATgtaaattataatgaaagaaaaaattataatataaattcattACATAATATTGAATTAGATCATGAGAATAAGAGGAAATTGAATGAATATGATgaagtaaaaataaataaagaaagagatataagaaaaagtacagaaaataatatgtcaaataatttatctcatgatgatgattatacatataattttgataatattaatcataatgaaaattcatataattcaAATGATGATAAGAAAGATACAACAACTTCAAAGAAAGATTTTGCTACTAGAATGATGGAAAAAATGGGTTGGAAAAAAGGAGAAGGCTTAGGTAAAGATAAACAAGGTATTAAGGCACCACtcattttaaaaaaagtagATAAAAGAAGTGGGGTTATTGTACAAGCACCAgttattttaaaaaataatgattcaaataataaaggTCATAATTTATCAATACAAAATGAATGTACCAGAATAGTTCACCTAACTAATTTAGTTACTCCAGATGAAGTAGATGAAACTTTGAAAGAAGAAATTGAAGAAGAAGCATCCAAATTTGgaaatttattaaatataaatattatagttgataaaaatttacTTGATGCACTTGCTGTCAAAATTTATTGTGAATATGAATCAAAAGATCAGGCGCAAAATGCTCTCAATACATTCAAAGGTAGAACATTTGCAGGAAGAAAAGTCCAAGCCTCTTTTGCTACTGAGGAAGAGTACACAACTcttgaaaataatgattga
- a CDS encoding putative tRNA intron endonuclease, which translates to MIFKNRKREIVFNELNKLFIVVDGFKYGADFVLYKNNVHEEHGFALVFIKEENTCLNEKEKNIIVRICESVKKKAIIAFINEDNETIRYEEVVRKRK; encoded by the exons atgatatttaaaaatagaaaaCGAGAAATAGTTTTCAATGAATTGAATAAACTTTTCATTGTAGTTGATGGTTTTAAATATGGAGCAGATTTTGTACTATATAAAA ATAATGTTCACGAAGAACATGGATTTGCTCTAGTTTTTATAAAGGAGGAAAATACTTGCTTAAATgagaaagaaaaaaatataattgttAGAATATGTGAAAgtgttaaaaaaaag GCAATTATTGCTTTTATTAATGAAGACAACGAAACTATAAGATACGAAGAAGTTGTTAGAAAGAgaaaatga